Part of the Nicotiana sylvestris chromosome 2, ASM39365v2, whole genome shotgun sequence genome, caaaggtaccatacggacaagtgaatgtggttttctcctgatcttccggagaaATCAAAATTTGGTTTTACCTTGAATACctatccaagaaatagtagaaggcatgcccaacaagtctatctagcatctgatcaaggaaaggcaatggaaagtgatccttgcgggtcactttattcaacttgtagtaatccatgcacaccctccatccggtaacagtcctggtaggaatcaactcattttgcgcattggtaaccacgatcataccacccttcttcggcacacattgcaccgacgTAGTCTAAGAACTATCAGAGATGGGATACACAACCCTGACATCTAGCCACTTGATTACCTCCTTTTTCATAAcctcttgcattgcctcattcaacctcctttgatgttctacggagggctttgcatcatcttcaagaataatcttgtgcatacaaaatgcggggATTATCCTccaaatatcagctaaagtccatccaattgccttcttccgttTTTGGAGCACCACCAAagtggcatctacctgcatgttagtaagacaagaggaaagaataactggcaaagttgaaccagggcctaagaattcatacctgaggtgtagaGGCaatgacttcaactccaacatggGAGGTTCcttgattgagggctttgttggtggagttttcctattctcaagatccaaagagaggttccaaggctcataagagtaagagcccattccatgtaaagcattgacacactccacccagCCTTCATCCTTATTtatatcaagattcaacaataccgcctctagagggtccttcacattgatcattgcactagtatcatcaactatcactgccgtgacaagatccacgaaagagcacacttcaaaactgttgggatgcttaattgacttgcacacatgaaagaccactttttcatcacccacctggaaggtgagttcccctgcttccacatcaactaaggccttcccaattacaaggaaaggtcttcccaatatgaaaggaacctcataatctacttcacaatccaagatcacaaaatcaacgggcaaaatgaacttgtccacccgaacaagaacatcatctaCAATACCAAGCGggctcttcatagttctatccaccatttgcaacctcattgaaGTAGCCCTAGGTTGCCTAATACCTAAAGTATTGAAAATGAAGTAAGatatcaagttgatacttgccctcaaatcacatagagcttttgcaaagtttgcacttccaatggtgcaaggaatggtgaaagcgccGAGATATTCTAGCTTCGGAGCTAtcgagtgcactattgcactaacttggtgggtcatcttgatggtcttacaatccatggatcttttctttttcaccaagtctttcatgaacttggcgtaccccggcatttgttctagagcttCCACTAATAGAACATTAATTGATaatctcttcatcatgtcaatgaacttcttaaaccggttctcatttttctgcttcgcaagcctttgaggataaggtggaggtggccttggcaaatgagccttggctttaggtACAACCATTTCCGGCAtatctattacgtgttccctagacgagtTTATgtcattctgagtttccacctcATTATCTTGAATAtaaatcctcacttcctcattcacattctcatcaatcatattctcaaccaccaaagggatctcatcctcttgcaactcaacttcatcactcaaaatttctttttgtttggaggcattcacatcgcCGCCtcatccacttcttgtagttaccgccattacATGCCCgaaattgttcccacccttcgggttgactaccgtatcactaggtagatcccctttagggcgagtattcaaggattgtgagatttggcctaattgaaccttcAAGTTtataattgaagtattgtgggatgccaactgggcatcagagtcagcattctttttcatcatctgttcaaacatcatttcgattctccccatttcattgttagaagaactaggaccttgggatggaaatgagggtggattgttcggttgttgatacatcggtggcctttgaaagccttgcccccggtttccttgattGCTATTGTTCCAACCTCTGTGATTGTTGtttccaccccagttgttgttgttgccactccaattaCCCTAATAGTTCTGATTATTATTCTGGTTGCCCcaatttgaatttttgttgttgttccccaaattactattcccttgttgttgttgatgtccccaattgccttggggtctccattgttgttggttagaAGAATTGGCCCTTTGGCCctgatagttgttcacgtattgcacttcttcatttttCTCATCATAGCCATCATCTTGGAACCCACCACTATCTTGgtcatattgatccgaactcccttggttttgctagcctctttgtcttcttttgttcactaacatatagacaccctccatagcattcactTGTCGTGGAGATTGAACATGCtgtaattgtgcctttgctagctggttcattgttgttgtcaattctgctattgcctgcccatgatcatggagctctttgtgcaagtgaatgacCGTGGGGTCTCCCTGTGGCATATTgtctctactttgccaagcataGGACGTGTCAACCATCTCATCCAATATTGCATTAGCCTCATCATACGGTGTGTTCATGAAATTGCCTCTGACGAGTtagttcactatgcattgatttgttgtgttaatgcccaggtagaatgtctgttgtatcattgcctcagccatatcattatttggacattcctttaccatggtccggtatctctcccatatctcatgtagtGGTTCGTTGGGCTCCTTTTTAAAAGCTAAGATTTCATCCCTCAACGTCGCCATGTGGCCCAGCGAGAAAACTTTTGCGATGAAcctatccgccaactcatcccaagtagtgatggaatggttgggaagccttttAAGCCAGTCCAAAGCCTTCgttctaagtgaaaaagggaataatctcaaccgaagtgcatcctctgacacatttatttacttgctcccccaacaggtatccacgaagcctttaagatgtttgtaagcattccgATAGGGAACACCTatgaaataccctcgctgctccaacaaagtcagcatcacatttgtaatttggaaattaTCCGCCCGGTTCcgaggtgggacaattgcactagcatatccttggtttggaagcacccgatgagccactcttggaggtggcgggagAGGGTCTAGAACATTATCATTAGCCTAGCAGCTtctcctttgagcttgaggcactataggtacctcatcatcaatattgtcatctacctcctcccccggtggaagatctccaagaggtgcattgtttgCCGCCATTTTGTACTTGAGTTGTcggcacacacaaattagtaacacagaaggaaagaaaaacaatacacaaaactacttagatagatagccaaaactgtgagctccccggcaacggcgctaaAAAGTGATCGAGTCCAACCCTACACTACTACAGAGTGgcgagagcggtcgaagcagcttttacttgagaaggtcgggatcgaatccacaaggaTCTACAACAATGTTTGGAGCTagatttctatctaatctagcagtgcgtagtgctcttaattacacttccaatcatatttgtttgtttgttacttctaattttatgctaatgatatgcgaaattaagctaagtatgaatgcttgtaaggttttctaaatggttaacgaggcactagggaagtgaatttcccctaggtgaatacttgacgggttctaaagcctaaggcaaagtgtTTATGTTTGGGAtcgcgatatagccaatgcacgacactactcactctatacctctcggtagcttgagtgactttgccctaattgactttctcaagaccaattgggtgttgTCATttttgtgcaagcaatataggctcaagtcgggtattattatctctaggtttaaccctttaattgaggttatcaatctcttgaatacgccctaattccttgtttacctgattttcctagactcaaactctctttctcaagaagagcccaagtaaaaaaggcacaaattagtgtttgcaaccactaattccacatggaaaacacaaatcaggccaaatatcaaccacccataaatatctaagccttaaaacaagagacccatcaaatacccacactagggttgagccataaccctagctaataggtctacctactcataataatggaagaaataagATATTTAGATGTAAAATAACCCATACAATATAATTACAagctaagatttgaagatttaatgttaaactagctacacaattgctcaaaatagctaaaaacaCCATTCACGTGCTCAACTACCGATAAGATACCCTGAAAATctaaaaaagaagtatttatacaaggctgaattttctagacaaaaatacccctgacggagGTACCACGGACCGCGGAAAATGCACCGTGGCcgcggtgaggctttttggcttcaCGTCTAAGTCTCTGAATCTTGCCACCGCGGTCCGTAGAAAATGGACCGCGACTGCAGTGGCTTCACCGCGGACCACAacaaatggaccgcggaccgcggtgTCTTGAATCTCCCAAACTTCACATCCTCTGAATCCCTTCTCCGCGGACCGCAACAAATGGAATGCGTCCAAGATGAGTCTACCACGACCGCGAAGAATCATCCGCGGACCGCATTACTTGAACTTCCAAAATATCATCCTCTCTGATCtttgccaccgcggaccgcaataaATGCACTGTAGTCGCGGTGGGTTCATTGCAGCCGCGGTGGATTTACTGTTGTCGcagtgctttgacttgttcttggcacttgttcaggtttcactcctttttgagttggttttgactTCTTTGTCacttttttgaccaaacactgcaaacaagcataaCATGTAAGCTTTCGAGATTACTTATATACATTTTTAATCCTAAACTCAAGaaaaaaggagtataaaatatactagaatccctagttatcactaaTCTGTCGCCAATATTTTGAGAGTCATTTCATCTTTGCATTTGGCGACCAAATTTGTTTGTTGCAATCTGTCGCaatgttattttattatatttatttCTATTACAAAAAATATCTGTCGCAACATTTTTCCCTTTTAGCTTTTttttgtttaacattttaaatTTTCTATGCTCGTGCATTTTGTATATAAATTATTAGATATCCTTAATAATAACTAAAGTTCATATAAATTAACATACTTAAAGGTCCAATATTATATCAAAATGCATATAGCTAATACAATTAAGTTCGAATTATCCCTAACACCAACAATAAAGTTCAAACAAAAAAGCTACCAAATACGAGGCTTAGGGGTTAAGGTCATCATCTGAAATCGATGAATGAACCCCATGAACATTAGCAGTGGTAGGAGCATGAATTGTTGGTACCACATTTGATGGATGGTCAGTAGAAGTAGGCTGATGTGAGAGTGAAGAAATCATTTCACGCACCCTCTTAGTCAATACTGGTAGCATGTGATCAGTTAGCACATAAACTATGTGCTCTGTTAGTGCAGGAATGAAACGCATCACTAAATCATCCACGTTCCCTATTGATGCCGATTGAGCACTCGAAGGTGGTATTAATGATGAAGCATCTGATCCAGAAGAGCCACAAAGATTCAGCCCATAATAGCATTTTGCTTGAGATCCAATATCATatacttttctcttcttttccccTCCCGCGACTTCGTAATATGCTTTACATTGATCAATATCAGACTAAGTTTGTGTTTTTTCCAGTTATCTTTCCTGTAAAAGAGGTGTAATAAGTAGTAAAATTAAAACAATCAAGAATGTTGAGCATTTAATTAATCAACGAAGAGGATACTTTTCATACTTGCTTCTATATGCAAGGACAAAATTATAGGAGAACAAAAGTACAACAAAATATTATATGATACTATAATTATAATCTAATATTTATCTACAACATCCTAATAATGGAAAATTAAGCTATAACCTTACATGACTGTAGACTGAAACAGTCCTctcaagaagttaagctagagctTGGAAGAGTTGTCGTGTTCTTTTTGTTGCTTCGCTTTTTAGATGAACTAATGCAAATACTATATGATGACAATAATAAAATTGATATAGCTAATTCAAGCGCAATTAGTATTTGCAAGTTGCATATCCAATATGAGTGAAAGCAAGAATCTATCTACAAATTAAGATTCAACTTTGAATGCACTCTTCTCAGTTAAAACTATTCTATGCATGTCATTTCTAATTTTAGTCTTCAAAAAAGAAAATTGGCTACAATGACTGTTCGGTTATTTAGATGTGACGATACTACGTGCggagataagaaaatccagttcTTACTAGTTATGTGGTGTATTCAACAAGTTTATAATAGAATACAAAAGTTCAATAATAGAACTTTTGACTTATCAGCTTTGCTTGAATTTGTTGTCAAACTTATAGAGCGCCATTTTGTGGATGCATGGGTTACAAAGCATCATACAGAACAATCAACATTTTCTGAAAGTACAATTTTTGTCCAAGCACACTCTAAATTACAGTAATTCTATCTCTTTTTATATTGTAGTAAATAAGATTATAAAATATAGGACTTACATGCACGATTCGAGCTTTCTCATCAAGAaaagtgtttaaccaaaaagtggaatTTCAATCAAAGCTttatttagaagaacacgggttactgataatcaaaactaaataaaggaaagtgattttgctaataataagatagacagaagaaaacaaagcaaaccagtatattcagatgatctttcgtgtccttacaaatgatccattctctcatttttatagctatcttaaagatatacgttttgcctttGTTATAATTAGGCTACTATagacaattaaagacattaaatactacattacataatcattgtaatttaatacagattctataacgtttttagtatttattgcttatcaaatactgtatctgtactctctTATGCTGTCAGATTCATTTTCCTTGACTTTTGAGTATAAATAGGTACGAGCGTTGAGTCTTTTGAATAACTGCTCGTGCCTCTACTTGTACCTTCTGCTCGTATCTATTGCAACTCATGTCTCTTTGCCAATCATCACTCTTTGACCAGCcttcgtgtcatgacacgtcatcttccaatcactttaatatgtaaactcgattttcccaatatagatagtccccctacttaccatttattcatcaattgaatatttgggaagtggattttatTAAAGCGTGAAGGTTGCCGTTATTAATGCTACGGTAAAAtcgacgcttcaattgtcacttccatttaatactTATCACACGTGGCACCCTTTTATTGGCTCTACAACTTTGCAACA contains:
- the LOC138885394 gene encoding uncharacterized protein, with product MQIKVQESNTQRTLCDKDKDENYVYTRKQLSKEKSDIDQCKAYYEVAGGEKKRKVYDIGSQAKCYYGLNLCGSSGSDASSLIPPSSAQSASIGNVDDLVMRFIPALTEHIVYVLTDHMLPVLTKRVREMISSLSHQPTSTDHPSNVVPTIHAPTTANVHGVHSSISDDDLNP